Genomic segment of Eremothecium sinecaudum strain ATCC 58844 chromosome VIII, complete sequence:
AAGAATTCAGTTACAGTCCTGGTTGAACCCTTCAATGATATTCGACTTGACATTTCTTAATTATACGGTTCGAAGCCACCTTACAGACTTTAGTTGTTCATGTTCGATGATTACAAAATGTTAACTTTCAAAGAAGTTTAGTACTATTTTCTCAACGAACTAGTCATAACTCATCAGAAATATAACAAACCTATTTAAAAGCATAATGGTATGGCTGGATATGATATTTTCAAGCAATAGTGACTATTACTAACAATAGAGACGAGAAGCATGGAATAAAAAGAAGACAATGGACGGATGAATCGTTGGCGCAGAAGAGAGCCTTAGATCAGGAAAAGATTAAGCACTATAGAAACCTAAATAATAAGCTTTTAGCAAAGAAAACCGCTAAAAAGTATGATGATGCATCGCTTGTTGATACTACGAGACTTTTAAGTCTTAATCCAGAATTTAATTCAATTTGGAACTACCGAAGAGATATTATTAGTGCAATTAAAGATACCCTTGACGAAAACTTTTGGGAGAGGGAACTAGAATTTACTATGGATCAATTGCGTAGTTTTCCGAAAGTTTATTGGATTTGGAATCATAGGGTTTGGTGTCTAAATAATTATCCTGGAAGTTCAATTGAAGTGTGGAAGCGAGAACTTGTAATCGTTGGAAAACTATTAGAAATGGATCCAAGGAACTTCCATGGATGGCACTATAGAAGAATTATCATTGCTAGTATTGAAAAAATAAGCGATTCAAGTATGAATAAGCATGAACTTGAATACACTACCACTATGATCAATGGTAATATATCAAACTTTAGTGCGTGGCATCAACGATGTCAACTTATTCCAAAAATGATTAAAATGCACGAACTTGGTGACTT
This window contains:
- the BET4 gene encoding Rab geranylgeranyltransferase BET4 (Syntenic homolog of Ashbya gossypii ACR042C; Syntenic homolog of Saccharomyces cerevisiae YJL031C (BET4); 1-intron in Ashbya gossypii), which codes for MHGIKRRQWTDESLAQKRALDQEKIKHYRNLNNKLLAKKTAKKYDDASLVDTTRLLSLNPEFNSIWNYRRDIISAIKDTLDENFWERELEFTMDQLRSFPKVYWIWNHRVWCLNNYPGSSIEVWKRELVIVGKLLEMDPRNFHGWHYRRIIIASIEKISDSSMNKHELEYTTTMINGNISNFSAWHQRCQLIPKMIKMHELGDLNEFIQKEINYLINAMFTDAEDQSVWMYVKWFIKEKCIIEHLTTDAYIAMLQKFKENILYINEDELEFSGKENVWCLKALIVIESIETSDLNLTSDCKKEDYLNRLIELDQPRKNRYRHMLNDA